A genomic segment from Bdellovibrio sp. ArHS encodes:
- a CDS encoding MarR family transcriptional regulator — protein MAKLFFTEIPTREELEKSARPLYPDMDPLTLYSHILLRKVTTEMEINLDSFFSRYNLSSGRFTLMILLHRASQGLMPSELAQKVGVTQATISGLINSLEKVEIVKRTTHEKDGRSFVILLTDKGRALCDEIVPLYHERITQFWSEFNESEKNQINGFTERMIRSIPKLGQ, from the coding sequence ATGGCAAAACTCTTCTTTACTGAGATTCCGACTCGGGAAGAACTTGAAAAGTCGGCGAGGCCTCTTTATCCCGACATGGATCCCCTGACGTTGTACTCGCACATCCTTTTGCGCAAAGTAACGACTGAAATGGAAATCAACCTCGATAGCTTTTTCTCCCGTTACAATCTTTCCTCTGGACGTTTTACGCTGATGATTCTGCTGCACAGAGCTTCCCAAGGCTTGATGCCTTCGGAACTCGCCCAAAAAGTGGGAGTTACGCAAGCGACGATTTCAGGATTGATCAACAGTCTAGAGAAAGTTGAAATCGTTAAAAGAACGACGCATGAAAAAGACGGACGTTCTTTCGTGATTCTTTTGACTGACAAAGGTCGCGCGCTCTGCGACGAAATCGTGCCACTTTATCACGAACGCATCACACAATTTTGGAGTGAGTTCAATGAAAGTGAAAAGAATCAGATCAACGGATTCACAGAAAGAATGATCCGCAGCATCCCCAAATTGGGCCAATAA